From Rhodovastum atsumiense, a single genomic window includes:
- a CDS encoding energy transducer TonB, with protein MRLADSMTAARRHRRSATRSRHARRWRLPSWVVLSLLLHLAILIAILVHPQREVTLPQAAQPPSVDMVMVEPGSPDAAPSPTPEPNPTSPEAGRNGVPAPPLPTPSPPQPTPEPTPAPAPRAAVEPAPASPPPPPAPAPRPAEIPAQPPAPPASAQAPSEAEEPLPTPPIPPPEPAPMPQRQAALSVPRPPTTAAPRPSPAFPQPMARSLDFGSAAVLRAAPSAPASPPRMRGMDLAIGPAARASKGAIPRNPTVANGMVRVEGADLGDDWLRQLHEWWNRHSYYPPQAAAAGEDGTTRIRVVVNRSGRVEKVELEMRSGSQWLDLGSLAIFRNAMLPPFPLSTPQDRADLLLTLNFILVRH; from the coding sequence ATGCGACTGGCAGACAGCATGACCGCCGCCCGCCGGCACCGGCGGTCCGCCACCAGGTCACGGCACGCGCGGCGCTGGCGCCTGCCGTCCTGGGTGGTGCTGTCGCTGCTGCTGCACCTGGCAATCCTCATCGCCATCCTGGTCCACCCGCAGCGCGAGGTGACACTGCCGCAGGCCGCCCAGCCGCCCTCGGTGGACATGGTGATGGTCGAGCCCGGCAGCCCGGATGCGGCGCCCTCACCAACCCCCGAACCCAACCCGACCAGCCCGGAGGCCGGCAGGAACGGGGTCCCAGCACCGCCGCTGCCGACCCCATCGCCCCCGCAGCCAACCCCCGAACCCACGCCGGCGCCCGCGCCGAGGGCAGCGGTCGAACCCGCCCCTGCCTCGCCTCCACCGCCACCCGCCCCCGCGCCTCGCCCGGCCGAGATCCCCGCCCAGCCACCGGCGCCGCCCGCCAGCGCACAGGCGCCGTCAGAGGCGGAAGAACCACTGCCCACGCCACCGATCCCGCCGCCGGAACCCGCGCCCATGCCGCAGCGACAGGCGGCACTGTCCGTGCCGAGGCCACCCACGACGGCGGCACCCCGCCCGTCGCCCGCCTTTCCGCAGCCCATGGCCCGGTCATTGGATTTCGGCTCGGCCGCCGTGCTGCGGGCCGCGCCGTCCGCGCCCGCCTCGCCGCCGCGCATGCGGGGCATGGACCTCGCCATCGGCCCGGCGGCCCGCGCGAGCAAGGGCGCGATCCCGCGCAATCCCACCGTGGCCAACGGCATGGTCCGGGTCGAGGGCGCGGATCTCGGCGATGACTGGCTGCGGCAACTGCACGAGTGGTGGAACCGCCACAGCTACTACCCGCCACAGGCGGCGGCGGCGGGCGAGGACGGCACCACACGCATCCGTGTGGTCGTCAACCGCTCCGGCCGGGTGGAGAAGGTCGAGCTGGAGATGCGCTCGGGCAGCCAGTGGCTGGACCTGGGCTCGCTCGCGATCTTCCGCAATGCGATGCTGCCGCCATTCCCGCTGTCGACACCGCAGGATCGCGCCGACCTGCTGCTGACGCTGAACTTCATCCTGGTCCGGCACTGA
- the rpiA gene encoding ribose-5-phosphate isomerase RpiA, translated as MGDETATSMLKRQAAEHAVAFVQSGMTVGLGTGSTAIFATRHIAALLQEGALREVVAFATSVAVRREAESLGIPLLADDMPRAIDLTIDGADEIDPRLDLIKGGGGALLREKIVAEASRRVIIVADDGKLSPCLGTRWPVPVEVLPYGWQSQARYLATLGAEVALRRDAAGAELRTDQGNLILDCRFGPIADAADLARSLAARAGIMEHGLFLGIAHDVVIAGCDGIRHLRRGGGGAAGLEGRP; from the coding sequence ATGGGCGACGAGACCGCGACATCCATGCTGAAGCGTCAGGCCGCGGAGCACGCCGTGGCGTTCGTCCAGTCGGGGATGACCGTCGGGCTGGGGACCGGTTCGACCGCGATCTTCGCCACGCGCCACATTGCCGCCCTGTTGCAGGAAGGGGCGCTGCGTGAGGTCGTCGCCTTCGCCACCTCGGTGGCCGTTCGGCGCGAAGCTGAAAGCCTCGGCATTCCCCTGCTTGCCGACGACATGCCGCGTGCGATCGACCTGACCATCGACGGCGCCGACGAGATCGATCCACGGCTCGACCTGATCAAGGGCGGCGGCGGCGCGCTGCTGCGCGAGAAGATCGTGGCCGAGGCAAGCCGCCGCGTCATCATCGTCGCCGATGACGGCAAGCTGTCCCCGTGCCTCGGCACGCGCTGGCCGGTGCCGGTGGAGGTGCTGCCCTATGGCTGGCAGTCGCAGGCGCGCTACCTGGCCACGCTCGGCGCGGAGGTGGCGCTGCGCCGGGACGCGGCCGGCGCCGAGCTGCGCACCGACCAGGGCAACCTGATCCTGGACTGCCGGTTCGGTCCGATTGCCGATGCCGCGGACCTGGCGCGGTCACTCGCCGCCCGTGCCGGGATCATGGAGCACGGGCTGTTCCTCGGCATCGCGCATGACGTGGTCATCGCCGGTTGCGACGGCATCCGGCACCTGCGTCGCGGCGGCGGGGGCGCAGCCGGACTGGAGGGACGTCCATGA
- a CDS encoding metal ABC transporter solute-binding protein, Zn/Mn family — MYRRRMLFTLAGAAIAGPIARAEQTVPVVASFSILADMVRQIGGSAVSVRSLVPPDGDAHTYEPRPSDLQAVHSARLVVINGLAFEGWMQRLLPASGYQGPVVTTTEGVTSRTMREESGQVATDPHAWQDPRNGVIYARNIGEGLAKAVPDHAAAFRAAAADYARRIAETDAWIEKQIAAVPPGKRRILTSHDAFGYFGARYGIEFHGIEGISTESEPSAASIAALVKLIHEEGIKAVFVENMTSPRIARTVARESGAVLGPAVYSDALSQPGGPADTYLKMFRHNVPLFVKAMMAN, encoded by the coding sequence ATGTATCGACGCAGGATGCTGTTCACTCTGGCCGGAGCCGCCATCGCCGGCCCCATCGCACGCGCAGAGCAGACCGTGCCGGTCGTGGCCAGTTTCTCCATTCTCGCCGACATGGTTCGCCAGATCGGCGGCTCGGCCGTCTCGGTGCGCTCCCTGGTACCACCCGATGGCGATGCCCACACCTACGAGCCGCGCCCCTCCGATCTACAGGCGGTACACAGCGCACGTCTTGTGGTGATCAACGGCCTTGCCTTCGAAGGGTGGATGCAACGCCTGCTGCCGGCCTCCGGCTATCAGGGGCCGGTCGTCACCACGACCGAGGGCGTGACGTCGCGGACCATGCGCGAGGAAAGCGGGCAAGTGGCAACCGATCCGCATGCCTGGCAGGATCCGCGCAACGGCGTCATCTATGCCCGCAACATCGGCGAGGGACTGGCCAAGGCAGTGCCCGACCATGCGGCGGCGTTCCGGGCTGCGGCCGCCGACTATGCCCGTCGCATCGCCGAGACCGATGCCTGGATCGAAAAGCAGATTGCCGCAGTGCCTCCCGGCAAGCGCCGCATTCTCACCAGCCACGATGCGTTCGGCTATTTCGGGGCACGTTACGGGATCGAGTTCCATGGCATCGAAGGCATCAGCACCGAATCGGAACCCTCCGCGGCGAGCATCGCGGCATTGGTGAAACTCATCCATGAGGAAGGCATCAAGGCCGTCTTCGTGGAGAACATGACGAGCCCGCGCATCGCTCGCACGGTGGCACGGGAAAGCGGCGCCGTGCTCGGCCCGGCAGTCTATTCCGACGCGCTCTCACAGCCGGGCGGGCCCGCGGATACTTATCTGAAAATGTTCCGTCACAATGTGCCGCTGTTCGTGAAAGCCATGATGGCAAACTGA
- a CDS encoding methylmalonyl-CoA mutase family protein: protein MITRHFQLGADFPEVSYADWRKAVEGDLKGAPFEKRMISRGYEGIELQPLYTEDIFPTREDPSGVPGHPPFARAASVLGNRLQGWDIRQEPDHPDPAQANAQILDDLAGGGTSVSLRLDAAAWHGLDADAPQAGQWFGRDGVAISTTADLAQVLDKIRLDVAGAWLHAGAAFLPAAALYVATAQANGVTPDRLLGGFNADPLGTLMHDGSLPVPVERALADTADLASWTAANAPRMTAVEVNTSPYHDAGANSVQDLAFLLGSGVAYLRALTDAGLDVSLAARQIQFSISVGARFYQAIAKLRAARVLWAAVVAAAGGTPDAQAMRMRVATGRRVLTTRGQSVNILRNTVAAYAGAIASAEAITTIPFDAPTGISTEQSRRNARNTQIVLAEECHLNHVVDPAGGAWYIEWYTQTFVEQAWALFQQIEAQGGMIAAIANGWVAERIAAVETKRERDIASRKVPITGISEHPSIHELRTPQQVIDRAALRDATARKLAAWRSGHASGTALAALAASQDGRTAAAIAAAQAGATLGEIAAALVPPGSEPAHVSPLVVHPYDEAFEDLRDAAEAFATRKGHPPRVWLAGIGSIAEQTARRNFSRNLFESGGFEVLGHEAATDVEQAAAAFAQSGATVAVICSTDKRYPAVVPELAPKLKAAGARHVILAGNPGAAEAAYREAGVDRFIFVRCDVLETLWSLLRAEEAV, encoded by the coding sequence GTGATTACCAGGCATTTTCAACTCGGCGCGGATTTCCCCGAGGTCAGCTACGCCGACTGGCGCAAGGCCGTGGAAGGCGATCTCAAAGGGGCTCCCTTCGAGAAACGCATGATCTCGCGCGGCTACGAGGGAATCGAGCTACAGCCGCTCTACACCGAGGACATCTTCCCGACCCGCGAGGATCCGTCCGGCGTACCGGGCCATCCGCCCTTCGCCCGTGCGGCCTCGGTCCTGGGCAACCGTCTGCAGGGCTGGGACATCCGCCAGGAACCCGATCATCCCGATCCGGCGCAGGCGAATGCGCAGATCCTTGATGATCTCGCGGGGGGCGGCACTTCGGTGTCGCTGCGCCTGGATGCGGCCGCATGGCACGGCCTCGATGCCGACGCCCCGCAGGCCGGGCAGTGGTTCGGCCGGGATGGCGTCGCGATCTCCACCACGGCCGATCTGGCGCAGGTGCTGGACAAGATCCGGCTCGACGTCGCCGGGGCATGGCTGCATGCGGGCGCGGCCTTCCTGCCGGCCGCGGCGCTCTATGTCGCCACGGCGCAGGCCAACGGCGTCACGCCCGACCGGCTGCTCGGCGGCTTCAACGCCGATCCGCTCGGCACGCTGATGCATGATGGCAGCCTGCCGGTGCCGGTGGAACGGGCGCTCGCCGACACCGCCGACCTTGCTTCGTGGACCGCGGCGAACGCACCGCGCATGACCGCGGTCGAGGTGAACACCTCGCCTTATCATGATGCCGGCGCGAATTCGGTGCAGGACCTGGCATTCCTGCTCGGGAGCGGGGTCGCCTACCTGCGGGCGCTGACCGATGCGGGGCTCGACGTGAGCCTGGCCGCCCGGCAGATCCAGTTCAGCATCAGTGTCGGCGCCCGGTTCTACCAGGCAATTGCCAAGCTGCGGGCGGCACGGGTGCTGTGGGCCGCGGTGGTGGCGGCCGCCGGAGGCACCCCGGACGCGCAGGCCATGCGGATGCGGGTCGCGACCGGGCGCCGCGTGCTGACCACGCGCGGCCAGTCCGTCAACATCCTGCGCAACACCGTGGCCGCCTATGCCGGCGCGATCGCCAGCGCCGAGGCCATCACCACCATTCCCTTCGACGCGCCGACCGGCATCAGCACAGAGCAAAGCCGGCGCAACGCCCGCAACACGCAGATCGTGCTGGCCGAGGAATGCCACCTCAACCATGTCGTCGATCCGGCCGGCGGGGCCTGGTACATCGAGTGGTATACGCAAACCTTCGTTGAACAGGCCTGGGCGCTGTTCCAGCAGATCGAGGCGCAGGGCGGCATGATCGCAGCCATCGCCAACGGCTGGGTGGCAGAGCGCATCGCCGCCGTCGAGACGAAACGCGAGCGTGACATCGCCAGCCGCAAGGTGCCGATCACCGGCATCAGTGAGCATCCCAGCATCCACGAATTGCGCACGCCGCAACAGGTGATCGACCGGGCCGCCCTGCGCGACGCCACGGCCCGGAAGCTGGCGGCGTGGCGGTCGGGGCACGCATCGGGTACGGCGCTGGCCGCGCTCGCCGCCTCCCAGGACGGACGGACCGCGGCCGCGATCGCGGCGGCCCAAGCCGGTGCGACCCTGGGCGAAATCGCCGCTGCGCTGGTGCCGCCGGGCAGCGAGCCGGCCCATGTGTCGCCGCTGGTCGTGCATCCCTACGACGAAGCCTTCGAAGACCTGCGTGACGCCGCCGAGGCTTTCGCGACCCGCAAGGGCCATCCGCCGCGCGTGTGGCTCGCCGGCATCGGCAGCATCGCCGAGCAGACGGCCCGCCGCAACTTCAGCCGCAACCTGTTCGAGAGCGGCGGCTTCGAGGTGCTCGGCCACGAGGCCGCCACGGATGTGGAACAGGCTGCTGCTGCCTTCGCGCAGAGCGGTGCCACGGTCGCGGTGATCTGCTCGACCGACAAGCGTTACCCGGCCGTGGTGCCCGAGCTGGCGCCGAAGCTGAAGGCGGCCGGTGCGCGCCATGTCATCCTGGCCGGCAATCCCGGTGCGGCGGAAGCAGCCTACCGGGAAGCCGGCGTGGACCGGTTCATCTTTGTTCGCTGCGACGTCCTGGAAACCTTGTGGTCGCTGCTGCGCGCGGAGGAGGCGGTGTAA
- the scpA gene encoding methylmalonyl-CoA mutase gives MSRIPNFATKSWADVRPAATAPQSWQEAATRQAGRPPAELAWNTEEGIAIRPLYTGADIAGLEHLHTYPGFPPFVRGPYASMYVTRPWTVRQYAGFSTAEASNAFYKRNMAAGQKGLSIAFDLPTHRGYDSDNPRVAGDVGMAGVAIDSILDMRILFDGLPLDQISVSMTMNGAVLPVLAMYVVAAEEQGVKQAQLTGTIQNDILKEFMVRNTFIYPPTPSMKIVGDIFRYTSQHMPAFNSISISGYHMQEAGATADLELGYTLADGLEYLRTGIAAGLKVDEFAPRLSFFWSIGKNVMMEVAKMRAARMLWAKIVNQFDPHNPKSLSLRTHSQTSGWSLTAQDVFNNVVRTCVEAMAATQGQTQSLHSNSLDEALGLPTEFSANIARNTQLFLQEETDTDLVIDPWGGSYYVEWLTNELAQKAWSHIVECEEHGGMTKAIEAGLPKMRIADAAARTQALIDSGQQTIVGLNRYRPTHDDPINVLKIDNTAVREAQIRRLQELRASRDQNAVTAALEALTASARSGEGNLLALSIEAARLKASVGEISDALEKVYGRFQPQPQLATGVYARQMGEGITIVQRIRERVDAFLEAEGRRPRILVAKLGQDGHDRGQQVVASAFADLGFDVDIGPLFQTPEEAAQAAVDNDVHIVGASSLAAGHLTLIPALKRALVALGAPHILVVAGGVIPPQDYDELRRNGIDAIFGPGSVIADSAGALLDMLDRRAAAD, from the coding sequence ATGAGCCGGATCCCGAACTTCGCCACCAAGTCCTGGGCGGACGTCCGTCCCGCGGCCACCGCCCCGCAATCCTGGCAGGAGGCCGCCACGCGGCAGGCCGGGCGGCCGCCGGCCGAACTGGCCTGGAACACCGAAGAAGGCATCGCCATCCGGCCGCTCTATACCGGCGCCGATATCGCCGGGTTGGAGCATCTGCATACCTATCCGGGCTTCCCGCCTTTCGTGCGCGGCCCGTACGCGTCGATGTACGTCACGCGCCCCTGGACGGTACGGCAATATGCCGGCTTCTCCACCGCCGAGGCCTCCAACGCGTTCTACAAGCGCAACATGGCGGCGGGGCAGAAGGGGCTGAGCATCGCCTTCGACCTGCCGACGCATCGTGGCTACGATTCCGACAACCCGCGCGTGGCCGGCGATGTCGGCATGGCCGGCGTCGCCATCGACAGCATCCTTGACATGCGCATCCTGTTCGACGGCCTGCCGCTCGATCAGATCAGCGTGTCGATGACAATGAACGGCGCCGTGCTGCCGGTGCTGGCGATGTACGTCGTCGCCGCGGAAGAGCAGGGGGTGAAGCAGGCGCAACTGACCGGGACCATCCAGAACGACATCCTCAAGGAGTTCATGGTCCGCAACACCTTCATCTATCCGCCCACGCCAAGCATGAAGATCGTGGGCGACATCTTCCGCTACACCAGCCAGCATATGCCGGCGTTCAACAGCATCAGCATCTCCGGCTATCACATGCAGGAGGCTGGGGCGACCGCCGACCTTGAGCTCGGCTACACGCTCGCGGACGGGCTGGAATACCTGCGCACCGGCATCGCCGCCGGACTGAAGGTGGACGAGTTCGCGCCGCGGCTGTCGTTCTTCTGGTCGATCGGCAAGAACGTCATGATGGAAGTCGCCAAGATGCGCGCCGCGCGCATGCTGTGGGCGAAGATCGTCAATCAGTTCGACCCGCACAACCCCAAGAGCCTGTCGCTGCGCACGCACAGCCAGACCAGCGGCTGGAGCCTGACGGCGCAGGACGTATTCAACAACGTCGTGCGCACCTGCGTCGAGGCCATGGCGGCGACCCAGGGCCAGACGCAAAGCCTGCATTCCAATTCGCTGGACGAGGCGCTCGGCCTGCCGACCGAATTCTCCGCCAACATCGCCCGCAACACCCAGCTTTTCCTGCAGGAGGAAACCGACACCGACCTGGTGATCGATCCCTGGGGCGGCAGCTACTACGTCGAATGGCTGACCAACGAGCTCGCCCAGAAGGCCTGGAGCCATATCGTCGAATGCGAGGAGCATGGCGGCATGACCAAGGCCATTGAGGCCGGGCTGCCGAAGATGCGCATCGCCGACGCCGCGGCCCGCACCCAGGCGCTGATCGACAGCGGCCAGCAAACCATCGTCGGGCTCAACCGCTACCGGCCCACGCATGACGATCCGATCAACGTGCTGAAGATCGACAACACCGCGGTGCGCGAGGCGCAGATCCGCCGGCTGCAGGAACTGCGGGCGTCGCGCGACCAAAACGCGGTGACCGCGGCGCTGGAGGCGCTGACCGCCAGCGCCCGCAGCGGCGAGGGCAACCTGCTCGCGCTGTCGATCGAGGCGGCCCGGCTGAAGGCCAGCGTCGGCGAGATCAGCGACGCACTGGAAAAGGTCTATGGCCGCTTCCAGCCGCAGCCCCAGCTCGCCACCGGCGTCTACGCCCGCCAGATGGGAGAAGGCATCACCATCGTGCAGCGCATCCGCGAAAGGGTCGACGCCTTCCTGGAGGCCGAGGGACGACGCCCGCGCATCCTGGTCGCCAAGCTCGGCCAGGATGGGCATGACCGCGGCCAGCAGGTGGTCGCCTCGGCCTTCGCCGATCTGGGCTTCGATGTGGATATCGGCCCGCTGTTCCAGACCCCCGAGGAAGCCGCGCAGGCAGCGGTGGACAACGACGTGCACATCGTCGGCGCGAGCTCGCTGGCGGCCGGGCACCTGACGCTGATCCCGGCGCTCAAGCGCGCTTTGGTCGCCCTCGGCGCGCCGCATATCCTGGTGGTGGCCGGCGGCGTGATCCCGCCGCAGGACTACGACGAGCTGCGGCGCAACGGCATCGACGCGATCTTCGGGCCCGGTTCGGTGATCGCCGACTCCGCCGGGGCCCTGCTGGACATGCTGGACCGGCGGGCGGCGGCGGACTGA
- the meaB gene encoding methylmalonyl Co-A mutase-associated GTPase MeaB, translating to MSAMTEPAPRRGPGVDEYAAGLLARNRGMLARAITLVESRRPEHQAMAAELINRLLPHTGRAIRVGLTGVPGAGKSALIEALGSWLTARGHRVAVLSIDPSSTRSGGSLLGDKTRMTRLSADPNAFIRPSPSGLVLGGIARTTRETMLLCEAAGYDVVLIETVGVGQSEVSVADMTDFLLVLMLAGAGDELQGIKRGLLELADMIAITKADGSNVTAARRAATQYSFAMHLLCEPGEPEPVVTTCSALEGTGLAEIWQAISDRQAERERSGSLAARRARQNTVWMWSLVDQHIRTMLRAGDMIGRTAAEVEIEVRAGTLSPMSGADMILGALGLPSLK from the coding sequence ATGTCCGCGATGACCGAGCCGGCGCCCCGGCGTGGGCCAGGGGTCGACGAGTACGCCGCGGGACTGCTCGCCCGCAACCGCGGCATGCTCGCCCGCGCCATCACCCTGGTGGAATCACGCCGGCCCGAGCATCAGGCGATGGCCGCCGAATTGATCAACCGGTTGCTGCCGCACACCGGCCGCGCCATCCGCGTCGGCCTGACCGGGGTGCCCGGCGCGGGCAAGAGCGCCCTGATCGAGGCGCTCGGCAGTTGGCTCACCGCGCGCGGCCATCGCGTCGCGGTGCTGTCGATCGATCCGTCCTCCACCCGCTCCGGCGGCAGCCTGCTCGGCGACAAGACCCGCATGACGCGGCTGAGCGCCGATCCCAACGCCTTCATCCGCCCCTCGCCGAGCGGGCTGGTGCTCGGCGGCATCGCCCGGACCACGCGCGAGACCATGCTGCTGTGCGAGGCGGCCGGCTACGACGTGGTGCTGATCGAGACCGTCGGCGTCGGCCAGTCCGAGGTCTCGGTCGCCGACATGACGGATTTCCTGCTGGTGCTGATGCTGGCCGGTGCCGGCGACGAATTGCAGGGCATCAAGCGCGGCCTGCTGGAACTGGCCGACATGATCGCCATCACCAAGGCCGATGGCAGCAACGTCACCGCGGCCCGGCGGGCGGCAACCCAGTACAGCTTCGCCATGCACCTGCTGTGCGAGCCTGGGGAGCCGGAACCAGTGGTGACCACCTGCAGCGCCCTGGAAGGCACCGGACTCGCAGAAATCTGGCAGGCCATCAGCGACCGTCAGGCCGAACGCGAACGCTCCGGGTCGTTGGCGGCCCGCCGCGCCCGGCAGAACACGGTGTGGATGTGGTCACTGGTCGACCAGCATATCCGCACCATGCTGCGGGCCGGCGACATGATCGGACGAACCGCGGCCGAGGTCGAAATCGAAGTGCGGGCCGGCACGCTCTCGCCGATGAGCGGGGCCGATATGATCCTGGGGGCACTTGGGTTGCCGTCTCTGAAGTAA
- a CDS encoding sodium ion-translocating decarboxylase subunit beta, translating to MFSQFEAFFAALAAQTGLAHFWWGNLVMIAVGITMIGLAIIKKYEPLLLVGIGFSCVVSNVPGSDLILEGGLFHYAYKGVELLILPPLIFFGVGAMTDFGPMIANPKLVVLGAAAHLGIFVALIFAKVMGFTINEAGAIGIIGGADGPMAIFMAVKLAPHLLPQISVAAYSYMALMPLIQPPVMRLLTSKRERMIRMPQMRPVSRIERIAFPVVIAIIVNLFLPPVAPLITMLMLGNLFREVLVTERLARTAANGVMNVVIVILTVAIGSTMAADRFLTVQTIMIVFLGLVAFVFGTASGVLGAKVMNLFLKEPINPLLGSAGIASVPIAARVTHVVALKDDPENFLIYHAMGPNLAGVFGTALSGGIMLALLMPS from the coding sequence ATGTTCAGCCAGTTCGAGGCCTTCTTCGCGGCGCTCGCGGCCCAGACCGGCCTTGCCCATTTCTGGTGGGGCAACCTGGTGATGATCGCCGTTGGCATCACCATGATCGGGCTGGCGATCATCAAGAAATACGAGCCGCTGCTGCTCGTCGGCATCGGCTTCTCCTGCGTCGTCTCCAATGTCCCGGGGTCCGACCTGATCCTGGAAGGAGGGCTGTTCCACTACGCCTACAAGGGCGTGGAACTGCTGATCCTGCCGCCGCTGATCTTCTTCGGCGTCGGCGCGATGACCGATTTCGGGCCGATGATCGCCAACCCGAAGCTGGTGGTGTTGGGCGCGGCCGCGCATCTGGGCATCTTCGTCGCCTTGATTTTCGCCAAGGTGATGGGCTTCACCATCAACGAGGCCGGTGCGATCGGCATCATCGGCGGTGCCGACGGGCCGATGGCGATCTTCATGGCAGTGAAGCTGGCGCCGCATCTGCTGCCGCAGATCTCGGTCGCCGCCTATTCCTACATGGCGCTGATGCCGCTGATCCAGCCGCCGGTGATGAGGCTGCTGACCAGCAAGCGCGAGCGCATGATCCGCATGCCGCAGATGCGCCCGGTCTCGCGCATCGAGCGGATCGCCTTCCCCGTCGTCATCGCCATCATCGTCAACCTGTTCCTGCCGCCGGTGGCGCCGCTGATCACCATGCTGATGCTGGGCAACCTGTTCCGCGAGGTGCTGGTGACGGAACGCCTGGCGCGGACCGCCGCGAATGGCGTGATGAACGTGGTGATCGTGATCCTGACGGTGGCAATCGGCTCCACCATGGCGGCCGACCGCTTCCTGACCGTGCAGACCATCATGATCGTGTTCCTGGGGCTGGTGGCCTTCGTCTTCGGCACCGCTTCCGGCGTGCTGGGCGCGAAGGTCATGAACCTGTTCCTCAAGGAGCCGATCAACCCACTGCTCGGTTCGGCCGGCATCGCTTCTGTGCCGATCGCGGCGCGCGTGACGCATGTGGTGGCGCTGAAGGACGATCCGGAAAACTTCCTGATCTATCATGCGATGGGGCCGAATCTGGCCGGCGTGTTCGGCACGGCCCTGTCGGGCGGGATCATGCTGGCGCTGCTGATGCCGTCGTAA
- a CDS encoding biotin/lipoyl-containing protein, producing MQRTFRITVDGRSYNVVVEDLTAPAQPGAPQPASAPAASVVPAAAPSAAAPAPAAASPVAVLEGGGAGAEVAPLAGVVVAIDAHVGQAVKPGDRIATIEAMKMKTFVLAKNSGTVTTIAVKPNDSVETGQVLMTLG from the coding sequence ATGCAGAGGACTTTTCGGATCACCGTCGATGGCCGCAGCTACAATGTCGTCGTCGAGGATCTCACCGCACCGGCCCAGCCGGGCGCGCCGCAGCCGGCTTCAGCCCCTGCTGCATCCGTCGTTCCCGCCGCCGCTCCGTCGGCGGCAGCCCCAGCCCCGGCTGCGGCGTCCCCGGTGGCCGTGCTGGAGGGCGGCGGCGCCGGTGCCGAGGTCGCACCCCTGGCCGGCGTCGTGGTCGCCATCGACGCGCATGTCGGGCAGGCGGTGAAGCCGGGTGACCGGATCGCCACCATCGAGGCGATGAAGATGAAAACCTTTGTGCTCGCCAAGAATTCGGGCACGGTCACCACCATTGCCGTCAAGCCGAATGACAGCGTCGAAACCGGCCAGGTGCTGATGACGCTGGGCTGA